One stretch of Halobacillus litoralis DNA includes these proteins:
- the mce gene encoding methylmalonyl-CoA epimerase — translation MKPIRVLIAKPGLDGHDRGALIIAQALRDHGMEVIYTGLRQSALQIARAAIQEDVDVVGLSSLSGAHKSLFPKVVQALEEQGASDIPVIGGGVIPAEDIPFLEEKGVNKIFTSGSPTDAIAIYIKQLLNKETIHAPKQIAHIGIAVESIDAALPFYQHNLSLELEAVEIVESEQVRVAFLRIGETMFELLEPLSDDSPIQSFLTKKGEGVHHIALEVDDLTKRLEQYKEQGVRLIHEQPKQGAHDSQIAFLHPKAANGVLFELCQHGEEE, via the coding sequence ATGAAACCAATACGTGTACTTATAGCGAAACCAGGGTTAGATGGACATGACAGAGGAGCTTTAATTATCGCCCAGGCACTCAGAGACCATGGGATGGAAGTCATTTACACAGGTCTCCGGCAATCAGCCTTACAAATCGCAAGAGCCGCCATTCAGGAAGATGTGGATGTGGTCGGGCTATCCTCTCTCTCCGGTGCTCACAAGTCATTGTTTCCTAAAGTGGTCCAGGCGCTGGAAGAGCAGGGAGCATCTGATATTCCTGTCATCGGGGGCGGTGTCATACCTGCAGAAGATATTCCTTTTCTTGAAGAAAAAGGAGTGAACAAAATCTTTACAAGCGGGTCACCGACAGATGCAATCGCTATTTACATTAAACAGCTTCTTAACAAGGAAACCATCCATGCACCGAAACAAATTGCCCATATCGGTATTGCTGTCGAAAGCATCGATGCAGCCTTGCCGTTCTACCAGCATAACCTTAGCTTAGAGCTTGAGGCTGTTGAAATTGTGGAATCAGAACAAGTGCGTGTCGCTTTTCTTAGAATCGGAGAAACGATGTTTGAATTGTTGGAGCCTTTGAGTGATGACTCCCCGATCCAATCGTTTTTGACGAAAAAAGGAGAAGGTGTCCACCATATTGCCTTGGAAGTGGACGATCTTACGAAACGTTTGGAGCAGTACAAAGAGCAAGGGGTCCGTCTTATTCACGAACAGCCGAAACAGGGCGCTCATGACAGCCAGATCGCCTTTTTGCATCCGAAAGCAGCGAATGGTGTATTGTTTGAACTATGCCAGCATGGAGAGGAGGAGTAA